The stretch of DNA CGCAAATTTATTGAACATGACAGTCCTaccttgtttcaagaaatgtaaGAATCCTAAATCATTTCATTTTCGACTTGTCTTTGATTGATTTATGTAGAATAAAAGTATAGGGTGAATAATTAGGTAATATATAATCTACTTAGAGCATGCAAGTCCCTTATTTTTACAATCCGTCGTCGCTACTTTTCTGGTGTACACTTGATAAATTCTCGAGCAAACGCAGTAACCTGCAAACTtagtttatatataatattactattattatCTTTGTAGGTGgcataggagcagattgcaGTGGAGTTGATCTTGATCCGCATTCAGCGTCGACTCCACCACCACCATCAAATGGTATTTCATGTTCTCTATTCTATTTTGTATATTCAATACGTGTGTatctatatatacataaaaCAATCGATAATTTCTCAACTCTTAGGAATATCTATTTTTAACCtaactaaaaaaatatatattcataaATTTGTGTTACGGTCCCTCCTTGTTTGGGAGATGTTTATGTCACTAAACGGTGATGACATCGTTGTCATGATTATGATTATTATCACCATTATTATGTTTAATTAATCTCGCGCcgataaattaaaaaattttggttttttttattataggaTCGAAAACCACCTCCAGATGCTCGGGGCCATTTTGTGTCCTGAATTTCGGTTTGATATCCACAATCATCTTGGTATCGACCTTCATCGGCCATACTATCTAATCTAACTTGATTTGGCCGATTAGTTCTAGCTAGCAGCACGCAATTTCAGTGGTTCAAATATTCGAATTTGATTAATGGTTTCAAGTTATTGCCTTAATAAAGGAGATTCAATTGTGTGACATCATATCTACTGATTTAAGAATCAGATTTTAAATAAAGAACATCGAGTAGTTTTGTGGACATGTATATAATGCACTGAATTATTTCGAGAAAATTATTATCTTTAGGATATTTCCACAATACTATAATCCAATAATTCAAGTTTATTTTTATATGTCAATCCATGATTTTACAACATAAAATTATTATCTTTAGGATATTCCTGTCACTTGAGTCAAAATCTTACAACATAAAATTTCAAGAAACTTTGGGAAAATAAATTCTAAAATACTATAATTCCACATAGGAGACCAATTCCCCTAATCCCTTTCCATCCTATCATTCAATAACCCCAACAATATCATCACACATTTCGAGGAGACGAGGGTTCGGATGATGCACTGGCAGTGTCACTTGAACTGCTAATGAGAGACACGCCGCTGCCTTCGTTTGAAGATGACACAACAGGGATCTTAACAGCAGCTCGTTCCATCTCTTTTTCCAGCTCCTCTTCTTGTCTGAGTGTCGTGAACTGACCATCCAAAGATTTGGCTGCTCCCAACCATGCAAGGACGATTACGAGAAGTATGCCTCCAAGGTAGGGAGTTGAGTTTGCTAGCGAACCGAAGGTTAAAATCATAAACTGTTGAATCAAAGCCCCGCCAGATTTCCCCAAAGGATTGCACACAACGTCGATTGCTGCCTTCCCTTTTACCTGATGAAATAAATTGTTCTGAGTTAGTATCATGAGAAAGAGAGAAAAGACAGCAAAGCAATTAAGTAATATAACAagagtctatgaaattaagggCCGAGCCATTTTCTAGTATAAAGAACTAATATGAATTAAAACATTACACCCGGAAACCCATTTCTAGAATTTCACCAGCATGCCTACTTATGCAACTATGCAAGAGAGGATGCCTGGCAACATTTATTTTAAGCTTCTTGTGTACTTGAAAATGATGATccaattcaaatattttgaacCATATAACTGCTTAACATTTCAATTGTCATGCCACATGGGTAAAAACACGTAGCAGTAAGTATGATTGTTGTCCAATATATTTGCAACGAAATCATACAGAATTAGTGGGAAATATAGGCAGCCTAAGATTCGAACCTTGGTGTCCTCATCTAGAGGAATGTAAGCCATTTCCTTGCACGGATCGAACAAGCTGTACTTTGCGCTCTTGCTGAAAATGTTTTGCATGGCTCCTACGTACACAGCAGCTAAAAGTGGAGTCAACCCAAATTTGGCAAGAGCTGGAGCAAGAGGGTCGCCACACAAGATCAGTGAGAAAAAACCAACTCCCGATAAAAGTAAGACAGTTGGTGTAATCTTTGCTGCTACTCCCCAGCCGTATTTATTAAAGATCCATTGGCTCAATAACATCATTGTAAAAGTAGTTATCCCAGTGGCGGTTGAGAAGTCTCCCATAAAGGATGAATATTCATTTGGTGTCGGGAACTGAGAAATTCCAAGAATCCAATATAAAATAAACAAGTAAATAATGATAAAGTAGGGGCAAAAGACGATGGCCTTGTTCAAAGGTTCACCTGAGCTTTGAGCTTTGATTTCCAGGTAACCTCGACAAGGTTGATGCTAATACCGTATGCCACGACTAAAGTCGCAAGATCTCTTATATATCTTGATGATACCAAGAACTTTAAGCTCTCCATTGTTCCCATCTTTGGCTTCTCCTGCAAgggaaaatataattttaaatctttcaCTACATGTAAATGACATCTGAACTAACTCAAAATCTTAAGAAAATTCCCACACTAGTGTCCAAGAGGAACTGCTGCTTAGAAGTTTGAAGGAGTAAAAAAATATCGTGaatgaatatcacactgatggTCGAAGGGTTGGTGTCCATTTCATGACAAGTGAACCCTATGTGAATGTAAACAGAAAATAGCAGCTCATATTATGTTCTTTAAAGATTtagtaaataattattaattacctTCTTCTTCTGACTACGGATGGGAAAAGCGACATTACGATTCACCCACCAATAAAGGGAACAAATTGCGAGCCCCATTAGTACAACGATACTCATCATTCCCTTCAGAGAGATGGCCCAACCATCAACCCCGGGACCAAGGCTTTGTCTCATTTGTGAGAAATATTTCACGGTTCGACCGG from Primulina eburnea isolate SZY01 chromosome 6, ASM2296580v1, whole genome shotgun sequence encodes:
- the LOC140834948 gene encoding plastidic ATP/ADP-transporter-like, translated to MQAVLQSKGLLSLPSNPRIRAFLPPPSQCLRYRFNPTNPLLKPTTLPPSSLSANGSSKFQGYVTKPLLIGQKSRNLPRAEAAAASADGQSLYGEKEPPKFMGVELATLKKIIPLGLMFFCILFNYTILRDTKDVLVVTAKGSSAEIIPFLKTWVNLPLAIGFMILYTKLANVLSKEALFYTVILPFIAFFGAFGFVLYPLSQYFHPTALADKLLNTLGPRFLGPLAIMRIWSFCLFYVMAELWGSVVVSVLFWGLANQITTVDEAKRFYPLFGLGANVALIFSGRTVKYFSQMRQSLGPGVDGWAISLKGMMSIVVLMGLAICSLYWWVNRNVAFPIRSQKKKEKPKMGTMESLKFLVSSRYIRDLATLVVAYGISINLVEVTWKSKLKAQFPTPNEYSSFMGDFSTATGITTFTMMLLSQWIFNKYGWGVAAKITPTVLLLSGVGFFSLILCGDPLAPALAKFGLTPLLAAVYVGAMQNIFSKSAKYSLFDPCKEMAYIPLDEDTKVKGKAAIDVVCNPLGKSGGALIQQFMILTFGSLANSTPYLGGILLVIVLAWLGAAKSLDGQFTTLRQEEELEKEMERAAVKIPVVSSSNEGSGVSLISSSSDTASASSEPSSPRNV